CGTCGCCCGTCGGCGCGTGCGCGCGGCTGCACGGCGGCGAAATGAAGCTGACGGGCTTCTTCGCCGACGAAAGTCGCGGCCTGAAACTTCGCGCGTCGCTGACGGGGCGCCGCGAAGAAGCGCGGCGGCTCGGCGAAATGCTGGCCGAAAAAATTCTCAGGGAGGCGAGGTGATCTCATGTCCGTCGGTAAGGTCTGGCTCGTCGGCGCCGGTCCGGGCGATCCCGGTCTGCTCACCTGCCGCGCTCGCGAAGTTCTGGAACGCGCCGAAGTCGTGATCTTCGACCGCCTCGTCGGCGACGGCGTGCTGGCGCTGATGCCCCGCGCCGCGCGCTGCATCGACGTGGGCAAGGAAGGCGGCCGTCACCCCGTGCCGCAGCGCGAGATCGAAGCCTTGATCGTGCGCGAAGCGCTGGACGGACGCAACGTCGTGCGCCTCAAGGGCGGCGACCCGTTTTTGTTCGGCCGCGGCGGCGAGGAAGTCGAAGCGCTGCTGGCGCACGGCATCCCCTACGAAGTCGTGCCCGGCGTCACTTCGGCCGTCGCCGCGCCGGAATGCGCCGGTATCCCCGTCACGCACCGCGGCCTCGCCAACTCGCTGCATATCGTCACCGCCCACACCAAGGAGGGCGGCATCGCCGCGCAGGATTACGACGCGCTGGCGCGGCTGAACGGCACGCTGGTCTTCCTGATGGGCGCGACCGCCATTGCGGAGATCTGCTCGCAGCTTATGTCGCGCGGTTTTGCCGCCGACACGCCGATGGCCGCCGTCGAACGAGGGACGACCGCCCGCCAGCGCGCGCTCGTGGGGACTCTGGGCGATTTCGAGCGGAAGGCGAGCGATTTCGGGCTGCGCCCCCCCGCCGTGATCCTCGTCGGGGCGGTGGCAGCGTTGGCGTCGCAGTTCGCTTGGCGGCAGACGCTGCCGCTGCGGGACAAAAAAGTGCTCGTCACCCGCCCGGCCAACCGTCAGGGACGGTTGTCGAGAATGCTGCGCGACCTCGGCGCCGAAGTGGTGGAGTTCCCCTGCATCGCCGCCGTGCCGCTGGAGACGAAACTGCCGCCGCTGGACGTCCACGACTGGATCGGCTTCACCAGCGCCACCGGCGTGGAGTGCTTTTTCGCGCGTCTGACGGCGGAAGGGCGCGACGTGCGCGAACTGGGCTCGGCCAAAATCGCCGCCGTCGGTCCGGCGACCGCCGCGGCTCTGCGCGAACGCGGCCTTCGTCCCGACCTGATCCCTGCCGTTTACGACGGCGTCCATCTTGGGGCAGAGCTCGCCAAGCGGGGCGGTTCTGTGCTCCTGTTCCGCGCGCTGGACGGCTCCCCCGAACTGACCGAAACGTTGCGCGGGCGCGGCGTCGATTTCGACGAAGTGCCCCTGTACCGCACCGAGACGCTCGCCGCCCCGTTCCAGCCTGCGGACGTGGACGCCGTGCTGTTCACCAGCGCCTCCACCGTACGCGGCTTCAAAAAAGCCTGTCCCGGACTGGAAGCGCCGCTGGCCTGCTGCATCGGCGTGCAGACCGCGCGCGAAGCCGAACGGCTGGGGCTGAAAAACATCCGCGTCGCCGCCCGCGCGACGCTGGAAGACCTTGTCAATATTCTGAAAGAAGATGGCCAACCATGATCGTCAGACCGAGAAGACTGCGCCGCACCCCGGCGATCCGCAACCTCGTCGCGGAAACGCGCCTCAGCGCCGACATGCTCATCTATCCCGTATTCATCCGCGAAGGCCGCAACATCGTCGAAGACATCCCCTCGCTGCCTGGGCAAAAGCGTTACAGCCCCGACTCGTTCCCGCGCGTCCTCGAAGAGATGTCGCGCCGCGGCGTCGGCGCCGTGCTGCTGTTCGGCCTGCCCGAGCGCAAGGACGAGACCGGCTCCGGCGCGTGGGACGAGAACGGCGTCATCCAGCAGGCGCTGCGTGCCGGCAAAAAAGCCTTTCCCGAAATCACCTTCATCGGCGACGTGTGCATGTGCGAATACACCTCGCATGGCCACTGCGGCATCCTCCACGGCCATGAAGTGGACAACGACGAGACGCTCGAATACCTGACGCGCATCGCCGTCTCTCAGGCCGCGGCAGGAGCCGACGTCGTCGCTCCCTCCGACATGATGGACGGACACGTCGCCGCGCTGCGCGCCGGACTGGACGCCGCCGGCATGAAGGACAAGATCGTCTTCTCCTACGCTGTCAAATACGCCTCGGCGTTTTACGGCCCCTTCCGCGACGCCGCCGGTTCCGCGCCGGCCTTCGGAGACCGCCGCGCCTACCAGATGGATCCGCGCAACGCGCGCGAAGCCCTGAAAGAGGCGGAGATCGACATCGAAGAGGGCGCCGACATGGTCATGGTCAAACCTGGATTGCTCTACATGGACGTGCTGCGCGCCGTCAAAGAGATCAGCACCGTGCCCGTCGGCTCCTACTGCGTCAGCGGCGAGTACGCGATGATCAAGGCCGCGGCCGCCAAGGGCTGGCTCGACGAGCCGCGCGCCGTTACCGAAGCGGCGTACAGCCTGGCGCGCGCCGGCGCCGACGTGATCGTAACTTACTCCGCCCTCGACCTGGCACAATGGCTCAAGGAAGGCCGCGTTACCTTCTAGGAACGCCGGAAATTTTTGCACAACAGCCGCCGCGGAGAAACGGCGAAGCGTAGATTGAACACATCTCTCTTACTGTTTTTCTTCGCGCCTTTGTGTCTCCGTGGCAGATCTCGTTTTACGGTGCGTTTGCTATAGCGACAGCACAGGCCGGAGCGAGAGCGCTTCGGCGAAAGGACGTGAACGATCGTGAGCGAATCGAAAAAAATTTCCCGCCTCGTCGTCGCCGCCACGCAGAGCGGCTGCGGCAAGACCACGCTCACCTGCGGCATCCTCGCCGCCCTGAAAAAGCGCGGCCTGGCCGCGCAGGCCTACAAGATCGGCCCCGACTACATCGATCCCGGCTATCTGGCGCAGGCCAGCGGACGGGCGGCGCACAATCTCGACACCTGGCTCATGGACGAAGCGGCGATGACGCGCCTGTTCGCGGAAAACGCCTCGCGGGCTGACCTCGCCGTCGTCGAAGGCGTGATGGGGCTGTACGACGGCGGGCGCGGCGGCGTCGGCAGCACGGCGGAGATCGCCAAAAAGCTGCGCGCTCCCGTGGCGCTGGTGATCGACTGCAAGTCGATGAGCGACAGCGCCGCCGCGTTGGCGCTGGGATTTCGCGAATACGACCGCGGCCTCGACTTCCGCGGCGTGATCCTCAACCGCCTCGGTTCGGACGCGCACCGCGACATGATCGCGGAAGCCGTCGAGCGCCTCGGCATTCCCGTGCTGGGGGCGCTGAAACGCGACGAACGCCTCGCCGTCTCGGAGCGTCACCTCGGCCTGCTGCCCGCGGAAGAAAACAAGGCGCACGATTTCAACGCGCTGGCCGAGAGCGTGGAGCGTTCCGTCGACCTCGACGCGCTGCTGGAAATCGCCGCCGAAGCGCCGAATCTGGAATTCTCTCCCCGCCCCGCCCCATCCGCAGTGGAACGTCGGACCGTGATCGGCGTGGCGCGCGACAAGGCTTTTTCGTTCTATTACCCGGAAAGCCTCGCCGAGCTGGAACACGCCGGCGCGCGGCTCGTCTTCTTCAGCCCCTTGGACGACGGGCAGCTTCCCGACGCGGACGGCCTGATCTTCGGCGGCGGCTTCCCGGAGATGTTCGCCGCGCGGCTGGCCGCCAACGAAGCGATGAAAAGCGAACTCGCCGCGGCCGCCCGGCGCGGTATGCCCATCTACGCCGAATGCGGCGGGGCCATGTACCTGACGCGCTCGCTGACCGACTTCGAAGGGCGCGAGTTCGCCATGGCCGGACTGATCCCCGCCGCGAGCCGCATGAACTCCAGACTGCAGACCGTCGGCTACGTGGAAGCCACGGCCCTGCGCGACACCGTTCTCTGCCCCGCCGGAACCGTCGTGCGCGGCCACGAGTTTCATTTTTCCTCGACGCAGCCCGACGAAGGGACGGAAGTCCGCGCCGCATGGCGGTTCGTCAAAAAGCGCACCGGCGCGACGTACGTTGCCGGTTACGCGAGCGCGAACGTGCTGGCCTCGTACCTCCACCTGCACTTCGCCGGCAATCCGCAACTCGCCCGCAACTTTGTGGACGCGTGCGTCCGCTTCGCCCGCGGCAAATAAAAAAATCAGCCTGAACGCTCTCCGGTGGAAAAGACGTTCAGGCTGATTTTTTTAGACGATGGAAATCAATACCGCAGCGAATAGACGGGATGGTACAGGCGCTCGTCGCGGAGGATCTTGCTCTGCTCGGCTAGCGCTTTCATGGCCGCGTCGCCCATGTCGATGGAGAGACGCGAGGTGAGGATGTGGATCAAAAACAGCGGCCCGATCAGACTGCTGCCAAAGGTGGGGCTGTTGTCGCTGACGAAAAACGACAGGTCGGCGTCGCCGCAGATCGGCGCGGCGGGGCTGTCGGTGACGGTGACGATCTTGGCGCCGTTGCGGCGCCCCCGCTGCAGCGCCTCGGTGAGCAGCACCGAGTAGCTGGGCAGGTCGAAGGCGATGATCAGATCGCTTTTGCGGACGCTGCGGGCCTGCTCGATCAGCGTCAGGCAGCCGGAACCGGGGTACATCTGGTGGGCGCGCAGCCCCAGCTCGCGCAGGCGGCTGTGCAGGCACTCGGCCATCATGCCGGAGATGCTCCAGCCGGCGCAGTAAATGCCCTCGGCGGCTTTGACGAGTTCGCAAAAGGAACGCACGTCTTCGACGCGCAGGCGGTTCCACGTGTCTTCGAGATTGGCGTGCTCCATCTGGCGGATGCGCTCCGACAGATCGCCCTCCTCGCTCATGGCGCGCGCCAGCATCGCCGCCGGATTGACCTGTTCGAGCACCGCTTCCTTGAGGGCGCCCTTGAGGTCGGCGTAGCCCTTGAAGCCGAGGATGCGCGCCACGCGCACGAGCTGCGCCTTGGAGACGTTCAGCTGCTCGGCCACGTCGCCGATGGAGACGAAGGCCGCCTCGCGCATGTGGGTGAGAAGGTATTCGACGACGCGGCGCGCCTTGGAGGGCATCGAATCCAGATTGCTGCGCAAAAGTTCCTGCAATTTATTCGCTTCCAATGGATAACACCTCTTTCATCGGTAATAAACAAAAGTACATTAATATTTTACAAAAAGCGGCGCCGCCCGTCAACGGCAAAAATCCGCCAATCGGTACCATAGAAGTTTTTCATTCCCGGCCAAGCGTCGCAATTGCCCCGAACGCCACAAAAACGGGGAACGCCGGAATTTTTTCGGCGTTCCCCGTTTTCGCTCGCCAAATCAGCCAAGGATGGCGGCCAGCAGTTCAAGCACGCGGATTGCGGCGTTCAAAGCGGAGCTTTTCCCGGCTGCGCTGCCGTCTTCGGGCAACTTCTCCGGAGCGCCGGCGGGCTGTCCCGACTTAGCCCTCTCCTGTTCAAGCCAGCGCTCGTGGATGGCCTTGATCCCGGCGGCGTACTTTTTCGATCCGGCGACCGTATAATATTCACACTCTGTGCTCGTTGTGTAGGTGAATCCCTTTTTGCCGGGGGACATCGGCGCCAGCGCGACGATCGAGCCGCCGGCGTGGTCGCGCTCGCCGGAGGCGGGACGGTAGACGATCATGACGAGACGATCGTCCTCGAGGGTCGCCTTGACCTTTTCAACAACTTTAGGATGCATCACTTTATGAGAAGCGTCCAGCAGGTCGAAAATCGTCCAATCCTTGCCCGCGTAGGTGATCAGGAAATCGCCCAGCTGCATCCCCGCGCCGATTGCCTGCCCGTCGGGCTTCAGCTCGGTGACGCGGGTCAGGCAGACGCCGTCGGCGGCGGGCGCTTTCTTTTGCTGTTTCAGGTAATTTTCCAGCGGGATGGGGCGGAACGGCAGCGTGTTGGTGTCGGCGCTGCCGATCGTGGCGTTGTTGCCGGCGCGGTATTCGGTGCGGCCCCCGAGCGGCACGGCGTAACCGATGACGCTGCCGCTGGCGCTCTTGTAAGTGTGGCGTCCGCCCAGCTCTTCCACACGGGCGATAGGGGAGTTGCGGGCGTCGCGGTATTCCCAGTAGTTGCCCACCTTGCGCACGGTGCCGAGCATGGCGTTGTTCGGCGCGGTGTAGGTCAGCACGCCGCCCATCGTCTTCGCGTAGCCGGCGACTTGGCCGCCCACGCGGTATTCGACGCCGTTGCCGAACGTGCGCCCCGTGTATCTGACGCCGCCAACGGCGACGTCGATGTTATAGGCGAAACCCGCGGCGGCGGACAGCGCCAGCGCAAAAGCGCAGAGGAACAGGAATATCTTTTTCATAAAATGGCCTCCTCGGTTTGATCTTTTTTCGATGAAAAATCACTCGCCGAACTCTTCGTCCTCCCCGTCGCCCTCGTCCCACTCGCGCATCAGCACGGCCCAGGCGAACTGGTCGGCCTGATATTCGTAGCCGTTCATGTTGGCGTTGGTCTGCGACCAGAAATAGCAGCCGCGGCTGTCGTGAAGCAGGTGGTGGATCTCGTGGAACAGGGCGAAGCTCTGCCAGAAACGGGGCAGGCGGCTGTTGAGGTGGATGCGGCATCTGCGCAGCTCGCGGTTGGTGTACGTGAAGCCCCATATGTCGGCGCTCATCGGCACGCGCGCCGTCTCGGCCTCGAGGGCGATTCGCTCTTCCAGTTTCGCCAGCGCCTCGAACTCGTCCAGCCCCTGCCACTCAGCCGCTTCTTTGAGAATCGACGGTTCGACGTAACGGGGCGGGGGCGGAAAGACAAATTCCTCTTCGTCGCTAATTTTTGACGCCCTTTGCCCTGCCACGCTTCGGCTCGCCTTCCCAGTCCGACAGAGCGGCGTCGATCAGCCGGTGGACCATGTGCACATCCTTTTCGGAGAGCTTGTGGCTGCGGTACCAGATTTCCATCGGCTTGGGACCGGCGAAGAGCTCTTCCAGCTGCAAACGACCGCCGTTGTCGCGGGGAAATTCCTCGAGAAGATCCGAGGTTTCCACGCCGAGCTTGTCGGCAAGACGGTGGAGCAGTTTCATCGAAGGACTGCGGCGGTTGCTCTCGAGCGCCTGAATGTAAATCCTGCTGACTTCCGTTGCGTCGGCGAGCTGCTGCTGCGTCATCTTGAGCGCCTTGCGAAGCGTGCGGATCCGAAGACCTAGAGTCATCAAAAAGACCTCCCTGTTGATTAGTGTACAAGTACTATACTACAATAAATTTCTGTTGACAAGTACCCTAAACGGCGAATTTCATGTATAATGTCTCTAACGCTTCATTCTTTTTATTTATGGACTTTGACAGCAAGGGAGCTGATTGCATGGATTTCAAGGAGCTCGAGACGTTTGTTTCCATCGTGGAAAAGGGAAGCATATCCGCTGCCGCCGCAGCCCTGGGGGTCTCTCAGCCGGCAGTGAGCAAACGCGTGGCCCGCATCGAAGCGGAAATGGGCGCTTCCATGTTCGCCAACGGTCATAAACATTCCACGCTCACGTCGGAAGGCGCGGTGCTCTACAAAGCGGCGCTGAAAATGCTGGATACCCGCAAGAAAGCGCGGATTCAGATCGCCGAGATCTCTCAGGAACTTTACGGCACGGTGCGCATCAGCGCCAGTTCCATCCCCGGCGATTTCATTTTGCCGGAAGTCCTTGTGGAGTTCATGGAAAAACATCCCGGCGTGAGCGTTCAGGTCACGCAAGGCGATTCGCAGTCGGCGCTTGAGGACCTTTCCGACAAAAAGGTCGACCTTGCCGTGATCGGCTCTGACCGGAACCTGCCCGGTTTCACCAGCGTGCCCTTCTATCACGACGAGTTGGTGCTGATCGTCAACCGCAATCATCCGCTGGCCGCGAGAAAATACATCCCCATGGAAGAGATCGGCGGGCTCAAACTCGTGGGACGGACCTCCGGCTCGGGCAGCCGGCAGACGTGGGAGCGCGTTTACAAGAGCCGCACGGGCAATTTCAAAGAGCCGGAACTGCAATTCGGTCATACCATGGGCGTGGTGAATGCCGTTGCCAACGGCGCCGAAGCGGGCATCGTCTCGCGTTTCGCCGCTCAGACCTCGCCGGCCGTCGCCATGCTGACCTTCAAACCGGCGGTGTATCGCGCTTTTCATCTCGTCTACGGTCTGTGCGAGACCAAGGCTGTGGAAGTGTTGGTTTCTTTCCTGATCCAGAAAGCCGAACAACAGCAGTTGAGCCAGCCTCAATAGAAACGCCGAAAGTCTGAGGGGGTTCCCGGAGGCGCTTCCGGCCATTTGACCTCGCTCCAAGAAGAATGGACGCCGTGAAGAGGCCGAGAAGATCATGATAAAGTGAAAAAACGAAAAAACATCCCGTCGGGAAATTTTTCCCGGCGGGATGTTTTTTCATAAAAGTTTCAGACTCACTCGTTGTAATTCGCCGCGCGGTGGACGGCGAAGACGCGGCGGCCGCGCAGGGAGACGTTGAGTTTCTTTTCAAGTTTGCGCGCGATGCGCACAAAAGGCGTGCCGATCAGCAGATAGATCACCGCGACGATGAAGCCGGTGCCGAAGTAATCGTAGTTGACCGTGGCCAGCTGCCCGTAAGTGCGAGTCAAATCGACGAGCGTGATGATGGAAACCAGCGACGAATCCTTGAGCAGGGCGATGAAGTCGTTGGTCATCGGTAGCAGGGAGACGCGGATCGCCTGAGGCAGGATCACGTGGCGCAGCGCTTCGCGCTTGGTCATGCCGAGCGCCAGCGCGCCTTCCATCTGCGCGCGCGGCACCGCTTCCAGGCCGGCGCGGTAGTTTTCCGACTCGTAGGCGGCGTAGTTCAGCCCCAGCGCCAGAGTTCCGGCCACGAAGGGCGAGAGCTGCACGCCGACGTTGGGCAGGCCGTAGAAGATGAAGAACAGCTGGATCATCACCGGCGTGCCGCGGATGAACTCGGTGTAGCCGGTGGCGAACGCCCGCAGCGGCAGCGGGCCGAAGAGGCGGCAGACGGCGATGAACAGGCCGACGGCCAGCGCCAAAGCCATCGAAGCGATGGAAACCTCCAGCGTCACGACGGCGGCGCGTCCGAACGACGGCAGGAAGCCGACGTAGCGTTTGATCCGCTCCGGCCAGCTGCGCGCGCCGCGTTGAATGTCCGCCCAATGTTCGTACATGACTGGTTTCTCAAGCGCGGGACGGTCGTCGTTGAAGTATCCCGCCATGAGAGGATTCCACAGATTCCAGCGGTCGTAGATGCGGCGCAGCGTGCCGTCGTCGCGCAGCGCCACGATCGCTTCGTTGACGCGCTTCAAAAACGCCTCTTCTCCCTTGCGGATCGTCATGGCGTACTCCATGCGGCCGATCGGTTCGCCCACAAACTCGAACATGGGGTTGAACTGCGAATAATAAATCGACATGGGCGCGTCCATGACAACGGCGTCGAGGCGGCCGTTCTGCATGTCTTGGTAAGCCGTGGCTTCGTTTTCGTAGCTGCGGATGTCGGCGATGCCGGCTTTGGCCAGCGTCTCGTAGGCATAGGAGCCGCGCAGCGTGCCGATCGTGTGCCCGCGCGCGTTTTCGAGGGTGCTGACGCCGGCGGGATTGCCCTTGGGGACGACCATCTGCAGATAGGTGACGTAGTAGGGGATGGAGAAGTTGATCGTCTCCTGTCGCTCCGGCGTCACCTCGATGCCGTTGATGGCGATGTCGTAAAGCCTGCGCTGCAGGCCGGGGATGAGGATGTCCCAGACGTTCTGCACGAACTGAGGCTTCAATCCCATCTTGGCTGCAAGCGCCGCGGCGATTTCGGTTTCGAAGCCCGTCAGTTTTTCGGGCTCGGAAGGGTCGTAGAGAATGAAGGGCACTCCGCCTTCGGAGTTGCCGCCCCATCTCAGCACTTTGTCGGGCATGAACTCGGCGGCGAAAGAACAGGAAGCGAAAAGCAGCGTTGCAAGTGCGGCGACGCCTATCTTCGGCTTGGTTTTCATGAAGTAGTATCGACCTCGCATTCTGGAAGATGGCTGTACGTGAATAAGATTAGTTGTGGTAGCTCGCGGGGCGCAGCGTTGCGTCGCGGCCATGCTTTCCAGGGCGATTGCCGCGGATGGCCACGGCGAGGCGGCGTTCGGTGTAGCGGGCCAGACGCACAAAGGGCAGCCCCAACAGGAAGTAAATTACGGCGACCATGATGCCGATGCCGAAATAATCGTAATAAGTGTTCGCCAATTGACCATAAGCCTTGGTCAGGTCGATCAGCGTGATCATGGATACCAACGACGAATCCTTGAGCAGCGAGATGAAGTCGTTCGTTACCGGCGGCAGCGAGACGCGCACCGCCTGCGGAATGACGACGTAGCGCAGCGCCTGTTTCTTGTCCATGCCGAGCGCCAAAGCTCCTTCCATCTGAGCGCGCGGCACCGCCATCAGACCGGCGCGGTAGTTTTCGGCCTCGTAGGCGGCGTAGTTCATGCCCAGTCCGATCACGCCGGCCATGAACGGCGACAGTTTGATGCCGATGTTGGGCAGGCCGTAGAAGATAAAAAACAGCTGGATCAGCACCGGCGTGCCGCGCACGATCTCGATGTAGGCCGTCGCCAGACGGGAGAGGATCTTGGGCGCGAAAAGGCGCGCGATCGCCAGCAGCAGTCCCAGCACGATGGCTAGGCTCATGGCGCAGACCGAAACTTTCAGCGTGACGACGGCGGCCTTGCCGAACGTGGGCAGAAAGCCTACGTAGCGCTGAAAGCGCTGCTTCAGCGTCATGCCCTGGCGCTGGTACTCCGCCCAGGCGTTGAATTTATCGGGGCCGAAGCGGGCCGGCGAATCGTCGTTGAAGAACTTTGCCATAACGGGCGTCCACATGTTCCAGCGGTCGTAAATGCCGCGCAGCGTGCCGTCGTCGCGGATGGAAACCAACGCCGCGTTCAGCTTGTCCAGCAGCTCAGTCTCGCCCTTGCGCACGGGGATACCGTAGCTGATCTCGCCGATCGGCTCGCCGACGAACTCCAGGTCCGTGTTGAAACCGGCGTAGAAAATGGCGATCGGCGAATCCATCAATACCGCGTCGAGACGGTCATGAGCCATGTCCTGATAGGCGTTGATCTCGTTGTCGTAAGTGCGGATCTCATCCACGCCGGCGTCGGCCAGCGTGAAGAAAGCGTAGGATTGTTTCAGCGTGCCGACGCGTTTGCCCACGCAATCCTGCAGCGATTTGATTTCGGCGGGATTGCCCCTCTGGACCACCAGCTGCAGGAACGTCTTGTAATACGGCAACGAAAAGTCGACTTCCTCTTTATGTTCCGGCGTGATTTCCAGGCCGCTCAAGGCGATGTCGTACAGCCCAAGATTGAGCCCGGGGATCAGATTGTCCCAGCCGTTGTGGACGAATTTGGGCGTCATCCCCATGCGTTCGGCCAGCGCATCGACAATGTCGATTTCGAAGCCGATCATGATCTTGTCGTCGCGGGGATCCATGAACATGTACGGCACGTTGCCTTCGGAGTCGCCGCCCCACCTCAGGATCGGCTTGTCCGCCGCCAGGGCCGGAGAGACGGTGGCCAGCAGCGCCAGCAGGGCGCAGAGAAGCGTACGCAGCCGTTTCATCAGTAGGTCACTCCGTTGAGATGGCGCAGAAAGTTCTGCGTGCGGGGATCCTTGGGCTGGGTGAAGAGGATGTCGCCGTCTTCTTTCTCGACGATTTCGCCGTCGTGCATGAAGACGATGTAGTCCGAGGCGTCGCGGGCGAAGTTCATCTGATGGGTGACCACGACCTGGGTCATGCCGTCGCGGTCAAGGTCTTTCATGACCTGAAGGACCTCGCCGACCAGCTCCGGATCGAGCGCCGAAGTCGGCTCGTCGTACAGCATCACTTTGGGCTGCATGGCCAGCGCGCGGGCGATTGCGGCG
The window above is part of the Pyramidobacter piscolens W5455 genome. Proteins encoded here:
- the cobA gene encoding uroporphyrinogen-III C-methyltransferase translates to MSVGKVWLVGAGPGDPGLLTCRAREVLERAEVVIFDRLVGDGVLALMPRAARCIDVGKEGGRHPVPQREIEALIVREALDGRNVVRLKGGDPFLFGRGGEEVEALLAHGIPYEVVPGVTSAVAAPECAGIPVTHRGLANSLHIVTAHTKEGGIAAQDYDALARLNGTLVFLMGATAIAEICSQLMSRGFAADTPMAAVERGTTARQRALVGTLGDFERKASDFGLRPPAVILVGAVAALASQFAWRQTLPLRDKKVLVTRPANRQGRLSRMLRDLGAEVVEFPCIAAVPLETKLPPLDVHDWIGFTSATGVECFFARLTAEGRDVRELGSAKIAAVGPATAAALRERGLRPDLIPAVYDGVHLGAELAKRGGSVLLFRALDGSPELTETLRGRGVDFDEVPLYRTETLAAPFQPADVDAVLFTSASTVRGFKKACPGLEAPLACCIGVQTAREAERLGLKNIRVAARATLEDLVNILKEDGQP
- the hemB gene encoding porphobilinogen synthase, encoding MIVRPRRLRRTPAIRNLVAETRLSADMLIYPVFIREGRNIVEDIPSLPGQKRYSPDSFPRVLEEMSRRGVGAVLLFGLPERKDETGSGAWDENGVIQQALRAGKKAFPEITFIGDVCMCEYTSHGHCGILHGHEVDNDETLEYLTRIAVSQAAAGADVVAPSDMMDGHVAALRAGLDAAGMKDKIVFSYAVKYASAFYGPFRDAAGSAPAFGDRRAYQMDPRNAREALKEAEIDIEEGADMVMVKPGLLYMDVLRAVKEISTVPVGSYCVSGEYAMIKAAAAKGWLDEPRAVTEAAYSLARAGADVIVTYSALDLAQWLKEGRVTF
- a CDS encoding cobyrinate a,c-diamide synthase; the protein is MSESKKISRLVVAATQSGCGKTTLTCGILAALKKRGLAAQAYKIGPDYIDPGYLAQASGRAAHNLDTWLMDEAAMTRLFAENASRADLAVVEGVMGLYDGGRGGVGSTAEIAKKLRAPVALVIDCKSMSDSAAALALGFREYDRGLDFRGVILNRLGSDAHRDMIAEAVERLGIPVLGALKRDERLAVSERHLGLLPAEENKAHDFNALAESVERSVDLDALLEIAAEAPNLEFSPRPAPSAVERRTVIGVARDKAFSFYYPESLAELEHAGARLVFFSPLDDGQLPDADGLIFGGGFPEMFAARLAANEAMKSELAAAARRGMPIYAECGGAMYLTRSLTDFEGREFAMAGLIPAASRMNSRLQTVGYVEATALRDTVLCPAGTVVRGHEFHFSSTQPDEGTEVRAAWRFVKKRTGATYVAGYASANVLASYLHLHFAGNPQLARNFVDACVRFARGK
- a CDS encoding MurR/RpiR family transcriptional regulator; the protein is MEANKLQELLRSNLDSMPSKARRVVEYLLTHMREAAFVSIGDVAEQLNVSKAQLVRVARILGFKGYADLKGALKEAVLEQVNPAAMLARAMSEEGDLSERIRQMEHANLEDTWNRLRVEDVRSFCELVKAAEGIYCAGWSISGMMAECLHSRLRELGLRAHQMYPGSGCLTLIEQARSVRKSDLIIAFDLPSYSVLLTEALQRGRRNGAKIVTVTDSPAAPICGDADLSFFVSDNSPTFGSSLIGPLFLIHILTSRLSIDMGDAAMKALAEQSKILRDERLYHPVYSLRY
- a CDS encoding ImmA/IrrE family metallo-endopeptidase, whose protein sequence is MAGQRASKISDEEEFVFPPPPRYVEPSILKEAAEWQGLDEFEALAKLEERIALEAETARVPMSADIWGFTYTNRELRRCRIHLNSRLPRFWQSFALFHEIHHLLHDSRGCYFWSQTNANMNGYEYQADQFAWAVLMREWDEGDGEDEEFGE
- a CDS encoding helix-turn-helix domain-containing protein; the encoded protein is MTLGLRIRTLRKALKMTQQQLADATEVSRIYIQALESNRRSPSMKLLHRLADKLGVETSDLLEEFPRDNGGRLQLEELFAGPKPMEIWYRSHKLSEKDVHMVHRLIDAALSDWEGEPKRGRAKGVKN
- a CDS encoding LysR family transcriptional regulator, encoding MDFKELETFVSIVEKGSISAAAAALGVSQPAVSKRVARIEAEMGASMFANGHKHSTLTSEGAVLYKAALKMLDTRKKARIQIAEISQELYGTVRISASSIPGDFILPEVLVEFMEKHPGVSVQVTQGDSQSALEDLSDKKVDLAVIGSDRNLPGFTSVPFYHDELVLIVNRNHPLAARKYIPMEEIGGLKLVGRTSGSGSRQTWERVYKSRTGNFKEPELQFGHTMGVVNAVANGAEAGIVSRFAAQTSPAVAMLTFKPAVYRAFHLVYGLCETKAVEVLVSFLIQKAEQQQLSQPQ
- a CDS encoding ABC transporter substrate-binding protein/permease, translating into MKTKPKIGVAALATLLFASCSFAAEFMPDKVLRWGGNSEGGVPFILYDPSEPEKLTGFETEIAAALAAKMGLKPQFVQNVWDILIPGLQRRLYDIAINGIEVTPERQETINFSIPYYVTYLQMVVPKGNPAGVSTLENARGHTIGTLRGSYAYETLAKAGIADIRSYENEATAYQDMQNGRLDAVVMDAPMSIYYSQFNPMFEFVGEPIGRMEYAMTIRKGEEAFLKRVNEAIVALRDDGTLRRIYDRWNLWNPLMAGYFNDDRPALEKPVMYEHWADIQRGARSWPERIKRYVGFLPSFGRAAVVTLEVSIASMALALAVGLFIAVCRLFGPLPLRAFATGYTEFIRGTPVMIQLFFIFYGLPNVGVQLSPFVAGTLALGLNYAAYESENYRAGLEAVPRAQMEGALALGMTKREALRHVILPQAIRVSLLPMTNDFIALLKDSSLVSIITLVDLTRTYGQLATVNYDYFGTGFIVAVIYLLIGTPFVRIARKLEKKLNVSLRGRRVFAVHRAANYNE
- a CDS encoding ABC transporter substrate-binding protein/permease (The N-terminal region of this protein, as described by TIGR01726, is a three transmembrane segment that identifies a subfamily of ABC transporter permease subunits, which specificities that include histidine, arginine, glutamine, glutamate, L-cystine (sic), the opines (in Agrobacterium) octopine and nopaline, etc.) gives rise to the protein MKRLRTLLCALLALLATVSPALAADKPILRWGGDSEGNVPYMFMDPRDDKIMIGFEIDIVDALAERMGMTPKFVHNGWDNLIPGLNLGLYDIALSGLEITPEHKEEVDFSLPYYKTFLQLVVQRGNPAEIKSLQDCVGKRVGTLKQSYAFFTLADAGVDEIRTYDNEINAYQDMAHDRLDAVLMDSPIAIFYAGFNTDLEFVGEPIGEISYGIPVRKGETELLDKLNAALVSIRDDGTLRGIYDRWNMWTPVMAKFFNDDSPARFGPDKFNAWAEYQRQGMTLKQRFQRYVGFLPTFGKAAVVTLKVSVCAMSLAIVLGLLLAIARLFAPKILSRLATAYIEIVRGTPVLIQLFFIFYGLPNIGIKLSPFMAGVIGLGMNYAAYEAENYRAGLMAVPRAQMEGALALGMDKKQALRYVVIPQAVRVSLPPVTNDFISLLKDSSLVSMITLIDLTKAYGQLANTYYDYFGIGIMVAVIYFLLGLPFVRLARYTERRLAVAIRGNRPGKHGRDATLRPASYHN